From Brassica napus cultivar Da-Ae chromosome A1 unlocalized genomic scaffold, Da-Ae chrA01_Random_12, whole genome shotgun sequence, one genomic window encodes:
- the LOC106437012 gene encoding lon protease homolog 1, mitochondrial, with protein sequence SSLFGYCSDENFDIQKPEKILDNDHYGLSHVKERILEFIAVRRLKGTSKGKVICLSGPPGVGKTSIGRSIARALGLKFFRFSVGGLSDVDEIKGLRRSYDGALPGKMVKCLRSVGTLNPLVLIDEIDKLGKSSSDDPGSALLELLDPEQNADFRDLYLDVTIDLSKVLFVCTANVLDKIPTPLLDRMEVINISGYITDDKMHIARDHLLKTTCMECGIKPEQVVVRDAALRSLIENYCREPGVRNLQKHIEKIYRKIALKLVREGASAETPEVSVKNFMIDESNLADYVGKPVLYADKIYEQTPVGVVMGLSTKSTGGSTLYIETTSVEEGEGKGGLHITGQLGDVMKESAEIAHTVARRIMLEKEPKNLFFANSKLHLHIPEGATPKDGPSAGCTMITSFLSLAMKKPVRKDLAMTGEVTLTGRILPIGGVKEKTIAARRSQVKMMIFPEGNRRDFDELACNLKEGLDVHFVDEYEQIFELAFGYNMGSPPLNFRRSLTSFMWDLLSGCFQ encoded by the exons TCATCTTTATTTGGTTATTGCAGTGATGAGAATTTTGATATCCAAAAGCCAGAAAAGATTCTTGACAATGATCATTACGGATTATCTCATGTAAAAGAGAGAATCTTAGAGTTTATTGCCGTGAGAAGACTCAAAGGCACTTCAAAAG GGAAGGTCATATGCCTCTCAGGGCCACCTGGAGTAGGCAAAACTAGCATTGGCCGTTCTATAGCACGTGCTCTTGGACTCAAGTTCTTCCGGTTTTCCGTTGGAGGACTATCTGACGTTGACGAGATTaag GGGCTTCGTCGATCATATGATGGTGCATTGCCTGGAAAGATGGTGAAGTGTCTAAGGAGCGTGGGAACATTAAATCCTCTTGTTCTGATTGATGAGATTGATAAG CTTGGAAAGAGCAGCTCTGACGACCCAGGTAGTGCATTGTTGGAGCTTCTGGATCCAGAGCAGAATGCGGATTTTAGAGACCTGTATCTAGATGTTACTATCGACTTATCCAAG GTCTTATTTGTATGCACAGCAAATGTGTTAGATAAGATTCCAACACCTCTGCTAGACAGAATGGAGGTGATTAATATCTCAGGGTATATCACTGATGATAAGATGCATATTGCTAGAGACCATTTGCTGAAAACCACATGCATGGAATGTGGCATCAAGCCTGAACAG GTTGTTGTTAGGGATGCAGCTCTTCGTTCGTTGATTGAAAATTACTGCAGAGAACCAGGAGTTAGAAATCTCCAGAAGCATATTGAGAAGATTTACCGTAAG attGCTCTGAAGCTAGTACGAGAAGGGGCATCCGCGGAAACTCCTGAGGTTTCGGTTAAAAATTTTATGATTGATGAATCAAACCTTGCAGATTATGTAGGCAAGCCAGTTTTATATGCAGACAAGATCTATGAACAGACACCAGTGGGGGTTGTAATGGGTCTTTCTACGAAATCCACGGGTGGCTCAACACTGTACATAGAGACAACCTCTgtagaagaaggagaaggcaaaggcgGTCTTCATATAACGGGTCAGCTTGGGGATGTGATGAAAGAAAGCGCAGAGATAGCTCACACAGTTGCTAGAAGAATCATGCTCGAGAAAGAACCCAAGAACCTCTTCTTTGCGAACTCCAAGCTTCATTTACATATTCCTGAAGGAGCCACACCAAAAGACGGTCCAAGCGCAGGCTGCACaatgatcacttcctttctaTCACTTGCCATGAAGAAGCCTGTGAGGAAGGATCTTGCAATGACCGGAGAAGTCACTCTGACTGGTAGAATACTTCCAATAGGTGGA GTTAAGGAGAAGACTATAGCTGCAAGACGGAGTCAAGTGAAGATGATGATCTTTCCTGAGGGTAACCGTAGAGATTTTGATGAGCTCGCGTGCAACTTGAAAGAAGGGCTTGATGTTCATTTTGTCGATGAGTATGAGCAGATTTTTGAGCTAGCCTTTGGGTATAATATGGGGTCTCCTCCGTTGAATTTCAGAAGAAGTCTGACAAGCTTCATGTGGGATTTACTTAGTGGTTGTTTTCAGTAG